From Malaciobacter mytili LMG 24559:
ATCTATATTAAAACTATTAAATACAAAACCTCAAATAAATAATAATGCCTTTTATGAATATCTTACGTTTATGACTCCTATAAATGAAAATACTTTTTATCAAGATATTAAAAAATTAAGTGCAGGAAGTTATATATTTTTAGATGAAAAAAGTTTTAAAATAGAAAAATATTATGATATAAATAATATAAAAACTACCCAAGATAATGAAAAAGAGATTTTAGAAAATATTGAAACATTACTTATAAATTCTGTAAAAAAAAGACTAGTTTCTGATGTGGAAGTAGCTACTTTATTATCAGGGGGAATTGATTCTTCTTTAACTTCTGCACTATATGCAAAATTTAGTAATAAACAAATAAATACCTTTTGTATAGGTTATGATGAACATACTCACTATAGCGAACTACCATATGCAAAAATTGTTGCAAAGCATATAAACTCAAATCATCATGAATTAATTATAGGAAAAAAAGAGTTTATTGAAACAATAGATACCATGTTAGATTTTGTAGATGAACCTTTTGCAGATAGTGCCTCAATTCCCACATACTTAATTAGCCAATTTATAAATAAACAAGGTATTAAAGTGGCTCTTTCAGGAGAAGGGAGTGATGAGAGTTTTTTAGGATATGATAACTACTTTAAAATGCTTCAATATTATAAAACAAAAGCAGAAAACTCTACATTTAATCTTACAAAAGAGTGGGAATATAATAAAAGAGCCTATTTTAAAGAGCCTATTTATCAAACTTGTGGAGAAGCTTTTACTGAAAGGCAAAAAGAAAAACTATTAGTAAATTATAAAGCTAAAAATTATATAAAAAACTATATGGCATATGAAGAGTGCCCTACAAAATGGCTTACTTATATTGATTTTAAAATTTGGATAGCAGAAGTTTTAATGACTAAAATAGATAGAATGTCAATGGCAAACTCTTTAGAATTAAGAGCTCCTTTTTTAGACCATCAATTAGTTGAATATATGTTAAGTGTAGAAGATAAAATAAAACAAGGAAATACAAATAAATATTTATTAAAGCAAATAGCTCAAAAGTATTTACCCAATGAGATTGTTCATAGACAAAAAAAAGGCTTTTCATTTCCTTTTTTAGAGTGGTTACATGAAGAGTATAAAGAAGAAATTTTAAATACTATACTAAAGGTTAATAAAAAAACTAATATTTTTAATGAAGACTTTGTAAAGTTTATATATAATGAATCAAAAGAAAATCGATTTAAACAACATCTATGGAATCTTTATATTTTTGCTAGATGGCACGATAAAAATAATTAAGGTAAAAAATGAATAATTTTTCACAAGAAGATAAAAAAATCTTTGAAGAAATAGAAAAAATAAGAGAAGAGATAAAAGCCCAAAATATCCCTATTACACTTAAAGATTATGGTGCAGGAGATCCAAAAGAAAATAGAGATGAAGAACAGATGTATAAAGGTGTTGAAAAAGTAACAAACTCTTTTGATTTATGTTCTATTGGTTTAAAAAATGAATGGGCACAAAAGCTTTACTTTTTAGTAAAACAAAATAAGCCTAAAAATATTTTAGAAATGGGAACTTGTTGTGGATTTTCAAGTATTTATATGGCCAAAGCAAATAAAACTTCAAATATTTTTACTATTGAAGGTGATTGCAATGTTGCCCAACTTGCTTCAAATAATATAAAAAAAGCAAATTGTACAAATATAAAGCAGTTTATAGGAAAATTTCAAGATATTTTACAAGAAGTTTTAGAAGAGATAAAAACAATAGATTTTGCTTTTATTGATGGTCACCATGATAAAAATGCTACTATTAAATATTTTGAACAAATTAAACCTTATTTAACAAATAACTCAATTGTTGTTTTTGATGATATTTCTTGGTCTAAAGGTATGCAAGAAGCTTGGGAAGTTATAAAAAAAGATACTGTAATTGAAAAAATAGAAGATTTAAATAAACTTGGAATTTGTTATATAAGGTAAATAATATGATATGGTTTGATTTAGTTACTCCAAAATCTGTTTTATTTTTTATTCCTATAATCAAAGAGATTGAAAAAAGAGGAAGAAAAGTTCTAATAACAGCAAGGGAAGGAAATGGTTATTCTGAAGTAGTTGAATTATTAAGACTTTATAATATGGAATTTGTAAATAGAGGGGAGTTTGGAGGAGCTTGTTTAAAAGATAAACTTCACGCTTCAATAGAAAGACAAAAAGCCCTAATGGAATTTGTAACTATTTATGATATAGATAGACTGGTTTGCTTATGTTCTGTTGATGCAAATAGAGTTGCTTTTGGTCTTGGAATACCTGTAATAAACTTTTATGATATTCCCCTATCAGATTATAATACAAACTTTAAAAAAGCCCTTCCTCAAGCAAGACTTACCTTACCTTTATCAACAAGAGTTTTTAAACCTTTTGTTGTTCCAGATGAGATATTCTTACGATTTTCTCTAGATGAAGAACAGATTTTTGATTATAATTTTATTGACCCACTTATTTGGCTAAAAGATTTTAAACCTGATTTTGAATATGTAAAAAAAGTGCTTAAACCTTATAATCTTGATTTATCAAAAAAACTAATTATTATTAGAGAAGAAGAGTATAAATCTTCTTATGTTGATAAAAAATACCCAATTTTATATGAAGCCTTAGAAGAGATACATAAAACTACTAATTCAAATATAGTAATTATTCCAAGATATGAAAGCTCATATTTAAAAGAAGAGTTTCCTTTTGCAACTATTTTAGAAGAAAAAACAATAATCCAACACCTATTAGCTTATGCTGATTTATTTATTGGAGGAGGAGGAACTTTAAACACTGAAGCTTGTTTTTTCAATACTCCCACAATATCTACAAGAAGTTTTATTTGTCACTATGATAAGTATCAAATAGATAATAACCTTATGTATTGGGTAAATACAAAAGAAGAACTTTTACAAAAAGTTTATACTCTACTTGAAAGTAAAAAAGAAGAAAAAGAGAATGTATTTTTACAAATGCAATTAAATATTTCTAATATGGTAGATGATATATTAAAATAAAAATATTACAAAATGCAATAAAAATATATACTTTATATTTTTTTTGCTAAAATTCCAACATAAATAAATTTTTGGGAAAAAATAATGGATGAAAATCAAAGAAAATCACTAGATTTAGCAATTAAACAAATTGACAAAGCATTTGGTAAAGGTACTTTAATTAGACTTGGAGATAAAGAAGTTATGCCAGTTGAAGCTATCTCTACTGGTTCACTTGGATTAGACTTAGCTCTTGGAGTAAATGGTTTACCAAAAGGAAGAGTTATAGAGATTTATGGACCTGAAAGTTCAGGAAAAACTACACTTACACTGCATGCAATTGCAGAGTGTCAAAAAGCAGGTGGAGTATGTGCTTTTATTGATGCAGAACACGCTTTAGATGTAATTTATGCAAGAAATCTTGGTGTTGATGTGGATAACTTACTTGTATCACAACCTGATTATGGTGAGCAAGCATTGGAAATTCTTGAAACAGTTGTAAGAAGTGGAGCTGTTGATTTAGTAGTAATTGACTCAGTTGCTGCACTTACACCAAAAG
This genomic window contains:
- the asnB gene encoding asparagine synthase (glutamine-hydrolyzing) → MCGIIGCNYKIDNFHKAIELLNHRGPDNLGFYEYKNNQFGHTRLSIIDLNEEANQPMIFDDLVITFNGEIYNYQELIKEENLTCLTKSDTEVLIRLYQKYEKEFLNKLEGMFSFCIYDKKKNSFFCARDRFGKKPFYYYYKDNKFIYASEIKSILKLLNTKPQINNNAFYEYLTFMTPINENTFYQDIKKLSAGSYIFLDEKSFKIEKYYDINNIKTTQDNEKEILENIETLLINSVKKRLVSDVEVATLLSGGIDSSLTSALYAKFSNKQINTFCIGYDEHTHYSELPYAKIVAKHINSNHHELIIGKKEFIETIDTMLDFVDEPFADSASIPTYLISQFINKQGIKVALSGEGSDESFLGYDNYFKMLQYYKTKAENSTFNLTKEWEYNKRAYFKEPIYQTCGEAFTERQKEKLLVNYKAKNYIKNYMAYEECPTKWLTYIDFKIWIAEVLMTKIDRMSMANSLELRAPFLDHQLVEYMLSVEDKIKQGNTNKYLLKQIAQKYLPNEIVHRQKKGFSFPFLEWLHEEYKEEILNTILKVNKKTNIFNEDFVKFIYNESKENRFKQHLWNLYIFARWHDKNN
- a CDS encoding O-methyltransferase; its protein translation is MNNFSQEDKKIFEEIEKIREEIKAQNIPITLKDYGAGDPKENRDEEQMYKGVEKVTNSFDLCSIGLKNEWAQKLYFLVKQNKPKNILEMGTCCGFSSIYMAKANKTSNIFTIEGDCNVAQLASNNIKKANCTNIKQFIGKFQDILQEVLEEIKTIDFAFIDGHHDKNATIKYFEQIKPYLTNNSIVVFDDISWSKGMQEAWEVIKKDTVIEKIEDLNKLGICYIR
- a CDS encoding DUF354 domain-containing protein, with translation MIWFDLVTPKSVLFFIPIIKEIEKRGRKVLITAREGNGYSEVVELLRLYNMEFVNRGEFGGACLKDKLHASIERQKALMEFVTIYDIDRLVCLCSVDANRVAFGLGIPVINFYDIPLSDYNTNFKKALPQARLTLPLSTRVFKPFVVPDEIFLRFSLDEEQIFDYNFIDPLIWLKDFKPDFEYVKKVLKPYNLDLSKKLIIIREEEYKSSYVDKKYPILYEALEEIHKTTNSNIVIIPRYESSYLKEEFPFATILEEKTIIQHLLAYADLFIGGGGTLNTEACFFNTPTISTRSFICHYDKYQIDNNLMYWVNTKEELLQKVYTLLESKKEEKENVFLQMQLNISNMVDDILK